Proteins co-encoded in one Paracrocinitomix mangrovi genomic window:
- a CDS encoding multicopper oxidase domain-containing protein → MKKSTLLFALFAAQLSFSQNPLNIPPLLSGNSMTLTLQEGTTDFYNGVTTNTMGANGSLLGPTLLLKKDSAVSLVVENQLQESTTIHWHGLHVSAENDGGPHNIIAPGSSWNPQFTVLDKAGVYWYHPHLHMMTNQHVSKGIAGMIIVQDAEEQSLGLPNDYGVDDFPLVLQTKAFDGTGQIEINTNLDTSVMVNGTVDAVTDLPAQVVRMRMLNGASERVMEIGFSDNRSFELIGTDGGLLTAPVTLTRYRLAPGQRIDILLDLTGDVGQNFQLMSFASELPSAIYGAAQPGMGPGATSSLVGYTSNPLNGADYSFLDINVVAQNGNPVTTIPSALASFTPLQEGSADVNRTITFTSAGTMGDLNGPFLFNGTSFDMNVINYYIQLDDIEIWTLENQTPISHPFHIHDVQFFILDINGNPPPPELQGYHDVILVPGGMGNARFIALFNDHESDSLPYMYHCHMLTHEDGGMMGQFMVNSIVENIDEESSKNTSKAFPNPSSSGEFTVVSDLLIQQYSVFSADGKLIQEENIENLQQLNIKLNQSGIYILQISGDGWTEQHRLIID, encoded by the coding sequence ATGAAAAAATCTACACTACTTTTTGCGTTATTTGCAGCTCAACTATCATTTTCCCAAAACCCATTAAATATCCCACCACTTCTCAGTGGAAATTCAATGACGCTTACTTTACAAGAGGGAACAACTGATTTTTATAATGGCGTAACCACCAATACAATGGGAGCTAATGGCTCTTTGCTTGGTCCTACCCTGTTATTGAAAAAGGATTCTGCTGTTTCACTTGTTGTAGAGAATCAGTTGCAAGAATCTACTACCATTCATTGGCATGGACTACATGTTTCGGCTGAAAATGATGGAGGACCTCATAACATTATTGCTCCCGGAAGCAGTTGGAATCCACAATTTACTGTATTAGATAAGGCTGGTGTTTATTGGTACCATCCTCATTTGCACATGATGACAAATCAACATGTTTCAAAAGGAATTGCTGGGATGATAATCGTGCAAGATGCCGAAGAACAATCCTTAGGTTTGCCAAATGATTATGGGGTTGATGATTTTCCATTGGTGCTGCAGACCAAAGCATTTGACGGGACAGGGCAAATTGAAATAAACACCAATTTGGATACTTCTGTTATGGTAAATGGAACAGTTGATGCGGTGACAGACTTACCTGCTCAAGTGGTAAGAATGCGTATGCTAAATGGAGCATCTGAAAGAGTTATGGAAATTGGTTTTTCAGATAATAGATCTTTTGAATTAATAGGAACAGATGGAGGTTTATTAACAGCTCCTGTAACATTGACTAGATATCGCCTGGCACCTGGTCAAAGAATTGATATTTTGCTTGATTTAACTGGTGATGTGGGGCAGAATTTTCAATTAATGAGTTTTGCTTCTGAATTGCCTTCTGCTATTTACGGTGCTGCACAACCCGGTATGGGCCCTGGAGCAACATCTTCTTTAGTTGGATATACTTCAAATCCTTTAAATGGAGCAGATTATTCATTTTTAGACATTAATGTTGTTGCTCAAAATGGAAATCCTGTAACTACAATACCTTCAGCATTAGCTTCTTTTACTCCTTTACAAGAAGGTTCTGCAGATGTGAATAGAACGATCACTTTTACTTCTGCAGGAACTATGGGAGATTTAAATGGTCCATTTTTATTTAATGGTACTTCATTTGACATGAATGTAATTAACTACTACATACAGTTAGATGATATTGAGATTTGGACATTAGAAAATCAAACACCTATCTCCCATCCTTTTCATATCCATGATGTTCAGTTCTTTATATTAGATATTAATGGAAACCCTCCTCCTCCTGAATTACAGGGGTATCATGATGTGATATTGGTTCCCGGGGGAATGGGTAACGCAAGATTTATTGCATTATTCAATGATCATGAGAGTGATTCTTTACCATACATGTATCACTGTCATATGCTCACACATGAAGATGGTGGTATGATGGGCCAATTCATGGTAAATAGTATCGTAGAGAATATTGATGAAGAATCATCCAAAAATACAAGTAAAGCTTTTCCTAACCCTTCATCAAGTGGTGAATTTACTGTGGTTAGCGATTTGTTAATTCAACAATACAGTGTGTTTAGTGCAGATGGGAAATTAATTCAAGAAGAGAATATTGAGAATCTACAGCAATTAAACATCAAGCTGAACCAAAGTGGTATTTACATTTTGCAGATATCAGGTGATGGATGGACAGAACAACACAGATTGATTATTGATTAA
- a CDS encoding T9SS type A sorting domain-containing protein, producing the protein MKSLATYVFIISSIISFAQTTSIPDSNFESELINLGLDSGTPDGMVLTASIDTVTSLNVELSGISDLTGIEGFTALIALNCAANSLTSLDISQNLNLKELYCQANSISNIDLSNNIWLEQVNIGGCSLSVIDVSQNDSIRTLDVYGNNLNTIDISNLTKLSFLRCSYNSLNNLDISQNNLLDTLYCEGNNLNALDLSNNPLLINLYCSSNNLNALDVTNLTLVQSITCYDNNIGTLDLSNAPLLNALFCWINNLNSLDVSNNPNLVYLVCSSNNISSLDLSNNPLLETLKFNTNQLTTIDLTHNPSLEMLECFENNLTSLDVSQNPLVWVVKCNDNNLSCLNVSNGNNNNMFHGGFDCTGNPSLSCIEVDNSNYASANWFNIDMTASFSNDCANACSSDGSTNGFDSDEFELELYPNPSADGHFYIESDKDISSITIHTLDGRLLSEKQSVNGLNTEVILAEIGIFLIKVSGDNWSKQYKVIVD; encoded by the coding sequence ATGAAATCATTAGCAACATATGTGTTTATAATAAGCAGTATAATTTCTTTTGCGCAAACAACTTCAATTCCTGATTCAAATTTCGAGTCTGAACTGATCAATTTAGGTTTAGATTCAGGCACTCCAGATGGGATGGTGCTTACTGCAAGTATAGATACGGTTACATCCTTGAATGTAGAATTGTCTGGGATTTCTGATTTAACTGGTATTGAGGGTTTTACTGCTTTAATTGCATTAAATTGTGCCGCTAATAGTTTAACATCATTGGATATAAGTCAGAATTTAAATTTGAAGGAGCTTTATTGCCAGGCAAATAGCATTTCAAATATAGATTTGAGTAATAATATTTGGTTAGAACAAGTAAATATTGGAGGTTGTTCCTTAAGTGTTATAGATGTTTCTCAGAATGATTCAATAAGAACTCTAGATGTGTATGGTAATAATCTGAATACTATTGATATCAGCAATCTTACTAAATTATCGTTCTTAAGATGTTCATATAATAGCTTGAATAATTTAGATATTTCTCAAAATAACTTATTAGATACTCTTTATTGTGAAGGGAATAATTTAAATGCTTTGGACCTTAGTAACAACCCGTTATTAATTAACCTATACTGTTCATCAAACAACTTAAATGCATTAGACGTTACTAATCTTACTTTAGTACAATCAATTACTTGTTATGACAACAACATTGGCACGCTAGACTTAAGTAATGCTCCTCTACTAAATGCATTGTTTTGTTGGATCAATAATTTGAATTCTTTAGATGTGTCGAATAATCCAAATTTAGTTTATTTAGTTTGTTCAAGTAATAACATTAGTAGTTTGGATCTTTCAAATAATCCCCTTTTAGAAACTTTAAAATTTAATACCAACCAATTAACAACAATTGATTTAACACACAATCCTTCTTTGGAAATGTTAGAGTGTTTTGAAAACAATTTAACATCTTTAGATGTATCTCAAAATCCATTAGTTTGGGTAGTGAAATGTAATGATAACAACCTAAGTTGTTTAAATGTGAGCAATGGAAATAATAACAATATGTTTCATGGAGGGTTTGATTGTACAGGAAATCCATCTTTAAGTTGTATTGAAGTAGATAATTCTAACTATGCTTCCGCTAACTGGTTTAATATTGATATGACGGCGAGTTTTAGTAACGATTGTGCCAATGCTTGTTCTTCAGATGGCAGTACTAATGGATTTGATAGTGACGAATTTGAATTGGAGTTATATCCAAATCCAAGTGCAGATGGCCATTTCTATATTGAAAGTGATAAAGATATTTCCTCGATTACTATTCATACTTTGGATGGTCGTCTTTTATCAGAAAAACAAAGTGTCAACGGATTGAATACAGAAGTAATTTTAGCAGAAATTGGCATTTTTTTAATCAAAGTTTCTGGAGATAACTGGTCTAAACAATATAAAGTAATTGTAGATTAA
- a CDS encoding putative porin, with translation MKNIIFSLILMSIGTFSIGQNFLNKFSEKSGLIWDMGSKLDYNVNDSRFSLTINEDWEAKNSKKPIANNHIFEVDLGYSMSKSVSKLFSKGGYAPGFDGSILYGFEFELDKGGYVYPFARIGYENTRNTFAFNDTSIASNVYRTNKETEHLFGMNGGITYGITEDLFISISGGYYRTSNWEGDLDLSQLNTVVAVGVDTSGKSITVTSSEEVYFGRSISNANLGKMQFDFFTRPIRFKKEGLPSIGLIVSTVAKFRQNKTPRYDLTFGPTFHVPTTTEEMNRPDILASLLFQWSDLYQGIPYKTIWNKKFGINVVVGIPFSVFKFK, from the coding sequence ATGAAAAATATAATTTTTAGTTTAATACTAATGTCAATTGGGACATTTTCAATTGGTCAGAATTTTTTGAATAAATTTTCCGAAAAATCGGGTCTTATTTGGGACATGGGATCAAAGCTTGATTATAATGTTAATGACAGTAGGTTTTCATTAACAATTAACGAAGATTGGGAAGCTAAAAACAGTAAAAAACCAATTGCAAACAATCATATTTTTGAAGTAGATCTTGGTTATTCAATGTCTAAAAGTGTCTCTAAATTATTTAGTAAAGGAGGGTACGCACCAGGATTTGACGGATCCATATTATATGGCTTTGAATTTGAACTAGATAAGGGAGGCTATGTTTATCCATTTGCACGAATAGGATATGAAAATACTAGAAACACTTTCGCTTTCAATGATACTTCAATCGCATCAAATGTATATCGAACTAACAAAGAGACTGAACATCTTTTCGGGATGAATGGGGGGATTACCTATGGAATAACTGAAGATTTATTCATTTCGATAAGTGGAGGATATTACAGAACTTCTAACTGGGAAGGGGATTTAGATTTGAGTCAATTAAATACAGTTGTAGCCGTTGGTGTTGACACTTCAGGTAAATCAATAACAGTTACTTCTTCAGAAGAAGTCTATTTTGGAAGATCAATTTCGAATGCCAATCTAGGCAAGATGCAATTCGATTTCTTTACTCGGCCAATCAGATTTAAAAAAGAAGGCCTCCCTTCAATTGGACTAATTGTTTCAACAGTTGCAAAATTTAGACAGAATAAAACCCCAAGATATGATCTAACATTTGGGCCAACGTTCCATGTGCCTACAACAACTGAAGAGATGAATAGACCAGATATATTAGCTAGCTTATTATTTCAATGGTCTGATTTATATCAAGGTATACCATACAAAACCATTTGGAATAAAAAATTCGGAATTAATGTGGTAGTAGGTATTCCATTTTCAGTATTTAAGTTTAAATAA
- a CDS encoding 2OG-Fe(II) oxygenase, producing the protein MEQQYEQLIQILLEKGFGSVDGWFSDEEQLGLRKALLSRYNNDNFRHAGIGDKFNLTKVASIRSDKIHWLNVNTEIPAELSFFAKIEGFIQYLNRTCYAGINSHEFHYAVYEPGTFYQRHVDQFNADDRRKFSMVLYLNDEWIEGNGGELMIYKNGDHKIDPIPGRLVFFSSDIEHEVLQSNFQRKSLTGWLKTL; encoded by the coding sequence ATGGAGCAACAGTATGAGCAATTGATTCAAATTCTTTTGGAAAAAGGTTTTGGATCCGTAGACGGCTGGTTCTCTGACGAAGAGCAGCTAGGACTTCGAAAAGCGTTGTTATCCAGATACAACAATGATAACTTTCGTCATGCAGGTATTGGTGATAAATTCAATTTAACCAAAGTAGCTTCTATTAGGTCAGATAAAATTCATTGGCTAAATGTAAATACTGAGATTCCGGCTGAACTTTCATTTTTTGCTAAGATTGAGGGATTTATTCAATATTTGAATCGTACTTGTTATGCGGGGATAAATTCACACGAATTCCATTATGCAGTCTACGAACCCGGAACGTTTTATCAACGTCATGTAGACCAGTTCAATGCTGATGATCGAAGAAAATTCTCAATGGTTCTCTACTTAAATGATGAATGGATCGAAGGAAATGGGGGAGAATTGATGATTTACAAAAATGGAGATCATAAAATTGATCCAATTCCGGGAAGATTAGTTTTCTTTTCAAGCGATATTGAACATGAAGTTTTGCAGTCAAACTTCCAGCGTAAAAGTTTAACGGGATGGCTGAAGACACTTTAG
- a CDS encoding DUF6134 family protein has translation MKKLILLLSICTLSVSYAAFTDFNMFDHRNRLIGILTVEHTEKDSIASVQIKSEFFIRKWPKKWNVSEDLNSIYHNGKLHKSDLMIYKNGQMEKSVSTFKKGAQYAFNKNGIPRNIDPVGFTESMLFIKEPKGVTEVYSEHDGLKYPLSLEGEGLYQMKETIMGKIYEFEYEDGKLMKATLFYKLLQIYIRRK, from the coding sequence ATGAAAAAATTGATCCTTTTATTATCAATTTGTACGTTATCAGTAAGTTATGCTGCTTTTACAGATTTCAATATGTTTGATCACAGAAACAGATTAATTGGAATTTTGACAGTTGAACATACAGAGAAAGATAGTATTGCCAGTGTTCAAATCAAAAGTGAATTTTTTATCAGGAAATGGCCTAAAAAATGGAACGTCTCTGAAGATCTTAATAGTATTTACCATAACGGAAAGCTACATAAATCAGATTTGATGATCTATAAAAATGGGCAAATGGAGAAATCTGTCAGTACTTTTAAGAAAGGAGCTCAATATGCCTTCAATAAAAATGGAATCCCTAGAAATATTGATCCTGTTGGTTTTACAGAAAGCATGCTATTTATAAAGGAGCCCAAAGGTGTAACAGAAGTTTATTCAGAACATGATGGACTGAAGTATCCACTTAGTTTAGAAGGGGAAGGACTTTATCAGATGAAAGAAACCATAATGGGCAAAATATATGAGTTTGAATATGAAGATGGTAAACTCATGAAGGCTACCTTGTTTTATAAATTGTTGCAAATATATATTAGAAGAAAATAA
- a CDS encoding DUF2330 domain-containing protein codes for MKIRKILLSLLLTATAASGFGFCGFYVAKADAKLFNKTSQVILVRDGNKTTVTMSNDFQGDVKDFAMVVPVPSVLKREDIRVVPSALFGKLDAYSGPRLVEYYDTDPCYTAEDRIYSLMDMAPTMSVDNLSGATSSVSKDYKVKIEAQYQVEEYDVLILSAKESTGLKEWLIDNGYKIPQTADEVLEPYIKNNMKFFVVKVNAEKLDEMSGMGNVKKYIDGVGTDNVKNLRPLQITYESDKFMLPIRLGMANSNGEQDMIVYAFTKQGRVECTNYRTTKIPTNQEVPTFVREKFGKFYVDLFEKAHAKEDKEAIFLEYAWNVSPQFSGVKCDPCVGPPPIFSDFKQAGVDWAVNSNNQAANNVFFTRLHVRYSRETHPQDLLFQVTPNKEHFQGRYILHNTVQSDLKCDAGQEYCARVVKRRANELENLHALTSWNTTQYKEYVTEYYKKLDDPSLLYKVSEPEKHYSFPVFPVDGNDPNQGIKIGVLASVFGLMLLIVFFRMNRKEEYQFKTTTANA; via the coding sequence ATGAAAATCAGAAAAATTCTATTGTCGCTACTGTTGACAGCTACTGCTGCAAGTGGTTTTGGTTTTTGCGGATTCTATGTAGCAAAAGCTGATGCGAAATTGTTTAATAAAACCTCACAGGTAATTTTAGTGAGAGATGGTAACAAAACAACTGTTACAATGTCTAACGACTTTCAAGGTGATGTAAAAGACTTTGCCATGGTAGTTCCGGTACCTTCTGTTTTAAAAAGAGAAGATATCAGAGTAGTACCATCTGCTTTGTTTGGAAAGTTAGATGCTTATTCAGGACCACGATTGGTGGAATATTATGACACAGATCCTTGCTATACTGCTGAAGATAGAATTTACAGTCTGATGGATATGGCTCCAACCATGTCAGTTGATAATTTATCAGGTGCAACAAGTAGTGTTTCCAAAGACTACAAAGTGAAAATTGAAGCGCAATACCAGGTAGAGGAGTATGATGTTTTAATCTTGTCTGCCAAAGAATCTACCGGTTTAAAAGAGTGGTTGATTGATAATGGATACAAAATCCCTCAAACAGCTGATGAAGTGTTGGAACCTTATATTAAAAACAACATGAAATTCTTTGTTGTAAAGGTAAATGCAGAAAAACTGGATGAAATGTCTGGAATGGGGAATGTGAAAAAGTACATTGACGGCGTAGGTACTGATAATGTTAAGAATCTTAGACCATTACAGATCACTTATGAGTCGGATAAATTTATGTTGCCTATCAGACTTGGTATGGCCAATTCAAATGGTGAGCAAGACATGATTGTTTATGCATTTACTAAGCAAGGTAGAGTAGAGTGCACTAATTACAGAACTACTAAAATCCCTACAAACCAAGAAGTTCCAACTTTTGTAAGAGAAAAATTCGGGAAATTTTATGTGGATTTATTTGAGAAGGCACACGCTAAAGAAGATAAGGAAGCAATCTTTCTAGAATATGCATGGAATGTAAGTCCTCAGTTTTCGGGAGTTAAATGTGATCCTTGCGTTGGACCTCCACCAATTTTTTCAGACTTTAAACAAGCTGGTGTAGATTGGGCTGTTAACAGTAACAACCAAGCTGCTAATAATGTGTTTTTCACCAGACTGCATGTAAGGTATTCTAGAGAAACACATCCTCAAGATTTATTGTTCCAGGTAACTCCAAATAAAGAGCATTTTCAAGGGAGATACATCTTACACAATACTGTACAATCTGATTTAAAGTGTGATGCCGGTCAGGAATATTGTGCAAGGGTTGTAAAGAGAAGAGCCAATGAATTAGAGAATCTTCATGCCTTGACTTCATGGAATACTACACAATACAAAGAGTATGTAACTGAGTATTATAAGAAACTAGATGATCCTTCTTTATTATACAAAGTAAGCGAACCGGAAAAGCATTACTCATTCCCTGTATTCCCGGTAGATGGAAATGATCCAAATCAAGGGATAAAAATCGGAGTCTTGGCTTCAGTATTCGGATTGATGTTATTAATAGTATTCTTTAGGATGAATAGAAAAGAAGAGTATCAGTTTAAAACAACTACAGCAAACGCATAA